TAGAAGATTTATACACAGATAAAAGTATATATAATTTTTACAGCAAAAAAGAATTAGAATATTTCTCAAGCAAAGATTGTTGGGAGTTTGATGATATTTTTGACTGCATAGGAAATGGAGAATACTATTTTCACTCCATAGAAAAAATAGAGGAAAATATCGCCAAATTGTATTTTTACCCCATTTCTTTTCCTTATGGTGGAGTTGAACCTATAATCGAGTTTATAAAATCATTTCAAATGAAAATTCTTACAATTGATTGTGGTTATATGGAAGAATTTGAATATTAAAAGCCTTTTTAGACTTTTAATATTTTAAATTAAGAAAAATGCTATAACACTACCCAAGATAAGCAAAGAGCCATTAAAGCATAAAAAGGTTGGTATACAAGTATCTTTTATATGATCACCTTGCTTATCTGCATTAAGCCCTACACTCACTCCCAAAGTCGTTTCACTAGCAGGTGATCCTGCATCTCCCAAAGCTCCAGCAACACCGATGATAAAAATAATCGCAGCAGGTGAAAAACCAAGTTCTATACATATAGGACAAAATAAGGCAGCGATGATAGGAATAGTACCAAAAGAACTGCCTATACCTATAGTGATTAAAAGACCTATAGCTAGCATAATAAAAATAGCTAAAAAGTGACTTTGCTCCATAAAAGGCACGCTTGTTTTTACAAGCTCAGCTATACCTCCACTTTGTTTTAAAACCTCTCCATATCCTGAAGCAACAAGCATTACAAAAGCTATATAACCCATGATTTTAAGCCCATCATCAAAAACTAAATTAACTTTGTTATACTCTACTCCACCCAAAATTACCATCAAAACAAAACCTAAAAGCCCTGATAAAGGTAAATTGTGCGTCAAAATTTGCAAAATCAAAGTCAATCCAAGGCCAGCTAAAACTCCCCATTCTTTTTTACTCATTTTTAGATTTTCAAAGTCCATTTTGCTAATTTGTTCTTCTTGATATTCTCTTGGTTTAGCATAAAATACAAACACAGCTAAAAACAGACCAACTAACATACAAATAGCCGCAAAAGCCATAGTTTGAGAAACTTCTCCTAGACTAATTTGCACCCCATTTGAATTTAAATTATCCACAAGCAAAGTTTGAAAAATAAGCCCAAAACCTAAAGGCACCACCATATAAGGTGTGGTAAGTCCAAAAGTTAATGCACAAGCTATAGCTCTACGATCTATTTTTAATTTATTAAAAAGTTTCAACAAAGGTGGAATTAACAAAGGTACAAAAGCTACATGGATAGGGATTAAATTTTGCGAAAAACAAGCAATAAGTGCCAAAGAAAGTATAAGTAAGTATTTTTTATGTGAAATATAATGCGAAACTATTTTAATCAAATATGCCGTTAGATTAGTTTTTGATATAGCAGCGGCCACCGCTCCAAGCAAAATATAACTTAGTGCTGTTTGCAAATTCCC
The DNA window shown above is from Campylobacter lari and carries:
- a CDS encoding Na+/H+ antiporter NhaC family protein produces the protein MLLTNPVFIGVLLMTLLCFFRFNVLLSVLLSGLFVGIWSKFMHMEHLSLVDFFTQLPQAMMDSMKVLIDGMQGNLQTALSYILLGAVAAAISKTNLTAYLIKIVSHYISHKKYLLILSLALIACFSQNLIPIHVAFVPLLIPPLLKLFNKLKIDRRAIACALTFGLTTPYMVVPLGFGLIFQTLLVDNLNSNGVQISLGEVSQTMAFAAICMLVGLFLAVFVFYAKPREYQEEQISKMDFENLKMSKKEWGVLAGLGLTLILQILTHNLPLSGLLGFVLMVILGGVEYNKVNLVFDDGLKIMGYIAFVMLVASGYGEVLKQSGGIAELVKTSVPFMEQSHFLAIFIMLAIGLLITIGIGSSFGTIPIIAALFCPICIELGFSPAAIIFIIGVAGALGDAGSPASETTLGVSVGLNADKQGDHIKDTCIPTFLCFNGSLLILGSVIAFFLI